The DNA window TTTCTTGGGTAATCATTCATCCACTTTTCTATTCGCTTAATTTCTTCTTCACTTATTTCTGATATGCCAGTTCCTTTAGGAATAAATCTCCTTATTAACTTGTTATTATTCTCATTGCTTCCTCTTTCCCACGAGCTATAACTATGTGCATAATAATATGCAATATTTTCTTCCTCTATCTTGTCTGCTCTCATAAATTCACTACCATTATCACTTGTTATACTTTTTATCATTCCAGGATACTCTGTTATTATTTTACTTAATTCTTTTATCACACTTTCTGCTGTTTTATCAGGTATCTTTCTTACCATTTCTAGCCTTGTTTTTCTATCTGTTAATACTAATATAGCTTCCTTTGTTCCTCTTTTTCCTAACACAGTATCTGCTTCAAAATGACCTAATTCTTGTCTGTTATTTATTTCTTCTGGTCTTTCTTCTATACTCTTTCCTCCAATCTTTCTTATTCTTTTTGGAATCCTTTCTTGTTTTCTCTTATCTTTTTTGTAAATCATATCTTCTTCAGAAAAATTTATGAATAATTCTTTATGAATGTAGTTATATAGTGTCTTTAAACAAATATTCACTTCTATATTTTCTTTTTTAGCATTTTCTAAGGCTACATATGGAGAATTTTTATCATTAAGCATAGAATTCTCAACATACTCTATTAATTTATGATTTTTACCAATTTTTAGTGTTCCTTCTTTACCTTTCATAGCTTCTAAGTATTTTCTGTGTGCAAACTCAGCAGAATAAGCATCATAAATAGAGTAATCAGAATTAAGAAGTCCTTTAACCATTCCTCTGCTAATTTCGCGATAAAGAGTTCTGGTACTAATACCAATTTCAGAAGCAATTTGAATTTTAGGCATATTAATTTTTAAGAAAGCTTCAATTTTACCTCTCTCAATTAAAGTTAAATGTTGTCCTTTTCTTCTTTTTATTGTATACTGTTGTAGAATCATAATAGCTTTTCTCCTTTGATTTGTTTTCGCAGACTTAATCATACCATGAAAACTATTATGGTTCTCTTTTTATTTTTTTATGTGACACTTTATTTTACAACTTTTATTGTCCAAGCTTTAAATACAAACTTAGCACTAAGAAAAAAGTGGACTATCTTCTAGAAAAGAGCCCTGAATTAGATGTTAATTTTAATATATATCAAGATATTCTTCAATCAATAAGACATAATAACTTTTAAAGATTTGAAAATATTGTAAAGAAAAATTTAGCTAAAAAAGAGAAAGTATCTAAACAAATGCTTACAGCTTTAAAGAGTTTAAAAAAATATATGAAACACATTGAAAATATGTTTAAGTCAAACATTACAAATGGTTTGATAGAAGGTTTAAACAATAAAATTAAGTCAATAAAGAGAACAGCATTTGGATATTCAAATTTTAGTAATTTTAAAAAGCGCATATTAATTCAAGCAGGAATTATATCAATTAGTTCTTAATTTTTTAATTCAATAAAGTGATTTAATTAAACAAAAAAGAGAATCTTTTAAGATTTTATTCTCAAAAAAATTCTCTTAGTTCTGTTAATTGTAAGTCTAAACTTTTTTATCAACACTATTTGACAAACAACCTATATTTATTTTTACAATGGTTTCTTCAAAGGTATTCCAGTTTTTCTTGGATATTTTATATCAGTTTTCTTTGTCTTTAATATCTCAATAATAAGTCTATCCTCATTTGAAAATGGTAGTTTAAATTTGTATTCTTTAAGTATTTTAGAATTTAAAACTTTTAAAGCATTAGATGAATTTTTAACCTCATCTGTTCCAATCATTTTTTGTGGTAAAAATCTTCCATTCACTTTTAAAAAAGGTATTTCATATTCTAAAATAACAGATAAATTAGAAACTCCTCTACAAAGTCCAACATCATATTTTTCTCTTCTATCTTTTATAATTTCTTCAGCTCTTCCATTTATCACTTCAACATTATTTAAAGCTAATTCAGTTTTTACAAGCTCTAAAAAATCTGTTTTCTTTCTTACAGAATCTAACAAAGTAAATTTTTTATTCTCATTAAAAATTGCCAACATCATTCCAGGAAAACCTGCACCTGTTCCAATATCTATTAAAGTTTTATCTTCATCTTTTAATAAATTTTGAAGCAACAGTGAATCTAAAAAATGTTTTTCAATTATAGCCTTTTCTTCTCTTATTGCTGTTAAATTAATATGACTATTGTAGTCTAATAAAATTTCTAAATATTTTAAAGACTTCTCTATTTTATTTTCATCATAAGAAACTTTTATTTTTTCTAAACCTTTTTTAAAATAATCTTTCAATTTAATTTCCTCTCATTTTCAAATAAATTAATATAGCTTGAATATCAGCAGGAGATACTCCTGAAATTCTACTTGCCTGTCCTATATTTATAGGTTTTATCCTTTTTAATTTATCTTTAGCTTCCTTAGGTATAGTCTTTAAATCATCATAGTCTATATCAGCAGGAATTTTCTTGTTTTCCATAGATTTATGTTTTTCTATCATCTTTAAGGCTCTATTTATATAACCTTGATATTTAACAGTAATTTCAACTTGATAACTTGTATCATGGTCATAACCTTGTAAATCTACACCCTTTATTTCTTCTGAAATATATTTTATATCTTCAAAAGTAACTTCTGGTCTTCTCAATAATTCCAATAAGGTACTTCCATCTTTTATAGGACTCTCCCCTCTTTTTAAAAGGATTTCATTAACTCTTGGATTACTTGGTCCAACACTTGTTTTTGTTAAAATTTCTGTTATAAGTTCAACATCTTTTCTTTTCTTTTCAACTCTTTGATATTCTTCTTCAGGAATTAATCCTAGCTCATAACCTATTTTACTCAATCTTAAATC is part of the Fusobacterium nucleatum genome and encodes:
- a CDS encoding IS30 family transposase, which produces MILQQYTIKRRKGQHLTLIERGKIEAFLKINMPKIQIASEIGISTRTLYREISRGMVKGLLNSDYSIYDAYSAEFAHRKYLEAMKGKEGTLKIGKNHKLIEYVENSMLNDKNSPYVALENAKKENIEVNICLKTLYNYIHKELFINFSEEDMIYKKDKRKQERIPKRIRKIGGKSIEERPEEINNRQELGHFEADTVLGKRGTKEAILVLTDRKTRLEMVRKIPDKTAESVIKELSKIITEYPGMIKSITSDNGSEFMRADKIEEENIAYYYAHSYSSWERGSNENNNKLIRRFIPKGTGISEISEEEIKRIEKWMNDYPRKIFNGKSANEMYLSEFTKYFS
- the rsmG gene encoding 16S rRNA (guanine(527)-N(7))-methyltransferase RsmG; the protein is MKDYFKKGLEKIKVSYDENKIEKSLKYLEILLDYNSHINLTAIREEKAIIEKHFLDSLLLQNLLKDEDKTLIDIGTGAGFPGMMLAIFNENKKFTLLDSVRKKTDFLELVKTELALNNVEVINGRAEEIIKDRREKYDVGLCRGVSNLSVILEYEIPFLKVNGRFLPQKMIGTDEVKNSSNALKVLNSKILKEYKFKLPFSNEDRLIIEILKTKKTDIKYPRKTGIPLKKPL